In a genomic window of Halobiforma lacisalsi AJ5:
- a CDS encoding DUF5788 family protein — protein MQEYERKQLLERVEREGATVGADIPETIEVQGEEIDLRTFVFEIKRRETVPPGERDRVEQAKRNLRRERLERLERIEEGDISRERGEELAGSIIGIDRALNALESLGPTDIEREQKAKQAQDRKRWMSFLKKALGQDDDQGKRRGR, from the coding sequence GTGCAAGAGTACGAGCGCAAGCAACTGCTCGAGCGCGTCGAGCGTGAGGGCGCGACCGTCGGCGCGGACATCCCGGAGACCATCGAGGTCCAGGGCGAGGAGATCGATCTCCGAACCTTCGTCTTCGAGATCAAGCGCCGCGAGACGGTCCCGCCCGGGGAGCGCGACCGCGTCGAGCAGGCCAAACGGAACCTGCGACGCGAACGGCTCGAGCGCCTCGAGCGGATCGAAGAGGGGGATATCTCCCGCGAGAGGGGCGAGGAACTCGCCGGCAGCATCATCGGGATCGACCGCGCGCTGAACGCCCTGGAGAGCCTGGGGCCGACCGACATCGAGCGCGAGCAGAAGGCAAAGCAGGCCCAGGATCGCAAACGCTGGATGTCGTTCCTGAAGAAAGCCCTGGGTCAGGACGACGATCAGGGCAAACGGAGGGGTCGGTGA
- a CDS encoding rhomboid family intramembrane serine protease, with protein sequence MAQCDVCGKDDNMPYNCRHCGGTYCADHRLPENHNCSGLENWNDPSGVFGSGFDDSVQTGSSSGTSKSTAAKALDKLPIDTGPGGPLAYFRGNMTYTLLAVMWVTFLLQWVTLLVGGAVVHRTLFILSPQNPEYVWTWVTSVFAHDPSNIFHIVFNSIVIFFFGPIVERYVGSKKFAILFVVSGALAGLAQTAIQIGQGYAAIPGIGGVLGASGAALAIMGVITILNPNLRVYLMFMIPMPLWVLTAGIAVVSVFFVGVGGGGNIAHAAHLVGLLVGLGYGEYIKRTKNVRTPNQFQLGGGPGGPGGPGGPGGPGGGRRRF encoded by the coding sequence ATGGCCCAGTGCGACGTGTGTGGGAAAGACGACAATATGCCGTACAACTGTCGGCACTGCGGCGGCACCTACTGTGCCGACCATCGGCTCCCGGAGAACCACAACTGCTCCGGGCTCGAGAACTGGAACGACCCCAGCGGCGTCTTCGGGAGCGGCTTCGACGACAGCGTCCAGACCGGAAGCAGCTCGGGGACGTCGAAATCGACGGCAGCGAAGGCGCTCGATAAACTGCCGATCGACACGGGTCCCGGCGGCCCGCTGGCGTACTTCCGCGGGAACATGACGTATACCCTTCTGGCGGTGATGTGGGTCACGTTCCTGCTCCAGTGGGTCACGCTCCTGGTCGGGGGTGCAGTCGTCCACCGGACGCTGTTCATCCTGTCGCCACAGAACCCAGAGTACGTCTGGACGTGGGTAACGTCCGTCTTCGCCCACGATCCGAGCAACATCTTCCACATCGTCTTCAACAGCATCGTGATATTCTTCTTCGGCCCCATCGTCGAGCGCTACGTCGGGTCGAAGAAGTTCGCGATCCTGTTCGTCGTCAGCGGCGCGCTCGCCGGCCTCGCACAGACGGCGATCCAGATCGGGCAGGGGTACGCGGCGATACCGGGCATCGGCGGCGTTCTCGGCGCCAGCGGTGCCGCACTGGCGATCATGGGCGTCATCACCATCCTGAACCCGAACCTCCGGGTCTACCTGATGTTCATGATCCCGATGCCGCTCTGGGTGCTGACCGCCGGTATCGCCGTCGTCAGCGTCTTCTTCGTCGGCGTCGGCGGCGGTGGAAACATCGCCCACGCGGCCCACCTCGTCGGGCTGCTCGTCGGACTCGGCTACGGCGAGTACATCAAGCGAACGAAAAACGTCCGTACGCCGAACCAGTTCCAGTTGGGCGGCGGACCGGGCGGCCCCGGTGGACCGGGTGGGCCCGGCGGTCCCGGTGGCGGTCGCCGCCGCTTCTGA